One stretch of Podospora pseudoanserina strain CBS 124.78 chromosome 4, whole genome shotgun sequence DNA includes these proteins:
- the DOA4 gene encoding ubiquitin-specific protease doa4 (EggNog:ENOG503NX9E; COG:O; MEROPS:MER0014644) has protein sequence MTGAVTMMDHAGSSRAGPTNGGLPNGGNGTRRPLPHIDDITSVEVDLDPHAPIERVVQMAENYLRQAESSKTFGRPDLALKDYIRASIIVLDLIKKNKGWVSMQRDSRALHDRYTRVLRQLDATHTEFERIKMEIKADNARTCVQPTAQRQSRNGGHINGNGFERTNGATNGTSSDQSFSPLSPPRTKPVVGPKPQGLHGNAISKPSAKAQDLAQRFANLRTTTVQTTQDPRVRTQPIVSPTTAVAPGSPPPLFSQTSLGGLPRMPDAIYNPPRGTVSKEAAALPSSTPRAMFSRTGSVSSINITKAPRPSTAGEIFSTAQSFDRPTSNKRTKLSLPNFYDETISVKDLLQYQQAGSKEISILIVDIRSREEFDEGHILSQATICVEPEVLSRPHISGEDIANSMVLAPASEQLLFEKRADFDLVVFYDQDSTAVPATPSNSIEHTVFNFFGALSFYDFVGERAAKSRPKLLEGGLDAWTSMVGKASLQTSSTIDPTAKQASTAMTRSFLNQKQKYAARPIQNPEEAKRWEKHISDPASIIPIRTTEDFLRRYPPVSGQKESMVSSSAPSPPSQSLESPLYDRISRDENFYSSLPSPPARPAPAVPRRSHSGLSDEPVLAKAVGIAPGAARPEVRKNRTGLYNPGVHCFANSSLQSLFATPGFCKEVYDGSWRHNYKAPKKLDENIDNPQLLMKCLENLFQWINTGSFKYIHAKTFMQYIRYIHSKSTRSKNDGDLFGGNRQQDAQEFYNFILTTIDDETNTRRDRVTNVRDEYTPNEGTAVQNAVKFWNNYVEGHNSLVTKYFRGVDVYINTCSKCNHQFQKFEVSDMRILNFPDGASDPISMLKLLEQSAAPEKMDGARCEKCNSTKHRTRARKFARLPDRLVFSFQRSINQFDKMQNIVQFPTQGLDVRPYFAGAANEHVDPSDEHYEDDMVYDLYAVTVHIGETTTSGHYIEYVRDDRSSDPESWWKCNDRDVTPLKVGPKNPRNLEQLYGDSAANATAYLVFYERRGTRNQDV, from the exons ATGACAGGGGCTGTCACCATGATGGACCATGCAGGATCCTCGCGCGCGGGGCCAACAAATGGTGGGCTTCCAAATGGAGGAAatgggacgaggaggccgcTTCCACACATTGACGACATCACGTCGGTTGAAGTCGACCTCGACCCTCATGCTCCGATTGAGCGAGTGGTGCAAATGGCCGAAAACTACCTTCGACAGGCTGAATCATCAAAGACGTTTGGTCGTCCTGACCTTGCCCTCAAAGACTATATACGGGCCAGTATCATTGTGTTGGATctgatcaagaagaacaaagGCTGGGTGTCGATGCAGAGGGATTCCAGGGCGCTTCATGACCGGTACACTCGTGTGTTAAGGCAGCTTGATGCTACGCATACCGAGTTCGAGAGGATCAAGATGGAAATCAAGGCAGACAATGCTAGGACTTGTGTCCAACCAACCGCCCAGAGGCAGAGTCGGAATGGGGGACATATCAACGGGAACGGTTTCGAAAGGACAAACGGCGCAACAAATGGCACGTCATCGGACCAGAGTTTCTCCCCCTTGTCGCCTCCGAGAACGAAGCCGGTGGTGGGTCCTAAACCACAGGGCCTCCATGGCAATGCAATCTCCAAGCCCTCGGCCAAAGCGCAGGACCTGGCCCAACGGTTTGCGAATCTGAGGACAACGACAGTACAGACGACCCAAGACCCCCGCGTCCGAACCCAGCCGATCGtgtcaccaacaacggcggtAGCACCCGGCAGTCCACCTCCATTGTTCTCGCAAACGTCTCTCGGCGGGTTACCGCGAATGCCAGATGCCATTTACAATCCACCCAGGGGCACCGTTTCGAAGGAGGCAGCCGCACTGCCTTCCAGTACTCCCCGTGCCATGTTCTCTAGGACAGGTTCGGTGTCGTCCATCAACATTACCAAAGCCCCAAGACCGTCCACGGCAGGAGAGATATTTTCGACAGCTCAAAGCTTCGACAGGCCGACATCAAACAAGAGAACAAAACTCTCATTACCCAACTTCTACGATGAAACAATTTCCGTCAAGGATCTGCTCCAGTACCAGCAGGCAGGCTCCAAGGAGATATCAATATTAATAGTGGACATTAGGAGCCGTGAAGAATTTGACGAAGGTCACATTCTATCTCAGGCCACCATATGCGTGGAGCCCGAGGTACTATCGAGACCGCACATCTCGGGCGAGGACATTGCCAATAGCATGGTACTGGCACCTGCAAGTGAACAGCTTCTCTTTGAGAAACGGGCCGACTTTGATCTGGTGGTCTTTTATGATCAGGACTCGACCGCGGTTcccgcaacaccatcaaACAGCATAGAGCACACCGTATTCAACTTTTTCGGCGCCCTCAGCTTTTATGACTTTGTCGGCGAAAGAGCTGCCAAATCACGGCCTAAACTGCTCGAAGGCGGGCTGGACGCATGGACGAGCATGGTTGGAAAGGCCAGCTTgcagacatcatcaaccattGATCCGACCGCGAAGCAGGCATCCACTGCCATGACCAGGTCATTCTTGAACCAAAAACAGAAGTATGCTGCACGACCCATCCAGAATCCCGAGGAAGCCAAACGCTGGGAAAAGCACATTTCCGATCCCGCATCCATAATACCCATCCGAACAACCGAAGACTTTCTTCGTCGCTACCCGCCGGTATCAGGACAGAAAGAGTCCATGGTTTCTTCGTCTGCGCCGTCGCCACCTAGCCAAAGTTTAGAAAGTCCCCTCTATGATCGAATATCCCGCGATGAGAATTTCTACAGCTCCCTACCATCCCCACCGGCTCGTCCCGCCCCTGCGGTTCCTCGCCGTAGTCATAGCGGACTGTCAGATGAACCTGTTCTAGCAAAGGCGGTCGGAATCGCCCCCGGCGCCGCAAGGCCCGAAGTGCGGAAGAATCGCACCGGTCTCTACAACCCAGGAGTTCATTGCTTTGCCAACAGCTCACTTCAGTCATTGTTTGCCACGCCTGGTTTCTGCAAAGAGGTATACGATGGATCGTGGAGGCACAACTACAAAGCTCCGAAAAAGCTGGACGAAAACATTGACAACCCCCAACTCTTGATGAAATGTTTGGAAAATCTCTTCCAGTGGATCAACACCGGATCTTTCAAGTATATCCATGCCAAGACCTTCATG CAATACATCCGTTACATCCACTCCAAATCAACCAGATCAAAAAACGACGGGGATCTTTTCGGGGGGAATCGCCAACAGGACGCACAAGAGTTCTATAACTTCATCCTCACAACCATTGACGATGAGACAAACACTCGTCGAGATCGGGTGACAAACGTGCGGGACGAGTACACACCTAACGAAGGCACCGCTGTCCAAAACGCAGTAAAATTCTGGAACAACTACGTTGAAGGTCACAACTCTTTGGTGACCAAATACTTCCGTGGTGTGGATGTGTACATCAACACCTGCTCCAAGTGCAACCACCAGTTCCAAAAGTTTGAGGTCTCCGACATGCGAATCCTCAATTTCCCTGATGGCGCGTCAGATCCCATCAGCATGCTGAAGCTGCTTGAACAGAGCGCCGCGCCAGAGAAAATGGATGGCGCCAGATGTGAGAAATGCAACTCGACAAAGCACCGCACTCGAGCCCGCAAGTTCGCCCGACTACCGGATCGGCTTGTCTTCTCCTTTCAGCGCAGCATTAATCAATTCGACAAGATGCAAAACATAGTACAGTTCCCGACCCAAGGGCTTGACGTGCGTCCTTATTTTGCCGGCGCGGCAAACGAACACGTCGACCCCAGCGATGAACACTACGAGGATGACATGGTGTATGACCTCTATGCTGTGACGGTGCACATTGGCGAGACAACTACCTCGGGACATTATATCGAGTATGTCAGGGATGATCGGAGCAGTGATCCGGAGAGCTGGTGGAAGTGCAACGATCGGGATGTCACGCCGCTCAAGGTCGGGCCGAAGAACCCAAGGAATCTTGAGCAGCTTTATGGGGATTCGGCGGCGAATGCTACGGCGTATTTGGTGTTTTatgagaggagggggacaagGAATCAAGATgtttga